A portion of the Plasmodium relictum strain SGS1 genome assembly, chromosome: 11 genome contains these proteins:
- a CDS encoding leucine--tRNA ligase, putative, translating to MARRMNLLNIEKNIQNLWKEHNIYEKDFVDNNEQKFTGNFPYPYMNGLLHIGHAFTLSKLDFLVRYKNMICDNVLLPFSFHCTGTPIVVCADKIKNETRNMIKNEIEKNEITSNEEKKKDDGENNKKNVDVTVFRSNKSKAQSKDSKQTTQCEIMKQMDIKDEEIHLFQNPEHWCYYFSSKAKEHLNSFGLCCDWRRSFITTNINPYYDKFVNWQFNRLYKKNLIYYGSRITIFSRVNNQACADHERSEGEGVKCQEYTLIKIYVHDNKEFFDIFMKNLNFTTTFDEKEEYLKNQIFDEKFFEKKKIILLGSTLKPETAYGQNYTFINPNEYYYVTFGFDKQMLHYGNKNYVNNILSKEGIIKRCENIYICSENSLYNLAYQGIIPLLLNESKCTNENNNNNNKFDKLNNFSDIFILNKLKGEHLVGLRTYTNLSKIKNLYILPMTTIKMNISTAIVPCVSSDSTDDYACLEDIKKKKNYYCEKYNLKEEYLNNESFSCVELPDIGTNSGKYFYELEKISSYKDAKLQKIKEVLYKKQYFEGIMKVEPYYGMKTFNCRKLAKQHIIKNNEGFLYNEPEVLVIDRNNVKCIAALCNQWYINYGNLEFKKDVLIQLKKSNFQTYNDVLYKQLQHVIFWLDDWSCSRSYGLGTYMPDFNNSKKNYANDESLEKKKNSEEIEVEKINQNIRENNVNEMKHTSNIPNEENTKEKELIESLSDSTIYMAYYTISHFLQGSVDGKTRGSLDIDVSDINDEFFDYVFDISDDTSKISKNISKEKLLKMRREFQYWYPFDIRISGKDLIFNHLTMALFNHVAVWGKKVYNTNKEYLEEKSILDRQNEILNEIEQLNLDNYETIKYFPKSFFCNGHVLINKEKMSKSKGNFITIEKSISLYTSDGTRIALADAGDSIEDSNFNTDTANSAIMKLYNLINFCIETKNNVYIFRCGEKTFNDLIFENEINYLTNKCKESYEKLLFRDVLKYGFYDMLLKRDTYRIMCDKIHMHKETVNFFIERICIIINPIIPHVTEHIWTYILKKEKFLIKQKWPSNDNTNFSIVMHKQYNNLLNVVENFRKSYDKVINKSNKQKKNNQNDSNEKNNIKNKMNEIKCNNLNDIEKNKNTKRNDVENDMIENNEENYKEDEEEGLKFKAIVYVAREYNDTQKKIIEILNNIINSSEDKKLPANYINLLVQNEYVNNLPKNEKKDILSFATFLVKDNVTLNNNQYELTLPYDEIQLIKKNVDFIKRSLHLGDIQVLENTKKCEIDSTDIHKLANPGNPSIFIHKIET from the coding sequence atggCACGTCGtatgaatttattaaatatagaaaaaaatattcagaATTTATGGAAAGagcataatatatatgaaaaagattTTGTTGATAACAATGAACAAAAATTTACAGGGAATTTTCCTTATCCTTATATGAATGGATTATTACACATAGGTCATGCTTTTACTTTAAGTAAATTAGATTTTTTAGttagatataaaaatatgatatgTGATAATGTGTTACTACCTTTCTCATTTCATTGTACTGGTACACCAATTGTTGTATGTGctgataaaataaagaatgaGACAagaaatatgataaaaaatgaaatagaaaaaaatgaaataacaagtaatgaagaaaaaaaaaaagatgatggagaaaataataaaaagaatgtaGATGTGACTGTGTTTCGATCAAATAAAAGTAAAGCTCAATCAAAAGATTCGAAGCAGACTACTCAATGTGAAATTATGAAACAAATGGATATAAAGGATGAAGAAATCCATTTATTTCAAAACCCAGAACATTGGTGTTATTACTTTTCTTCTAAAGCTAAAGAACACTTAAATTCGTTTGGCCTCTGTTGCGATTGGAGAAGATCATTTATTACTACTAATATTAATCCTTATTATGATAAGTTTGTTAATTGGCAATTTAAtagattatataaaaaaaatcttatATATTATGGTAGTAGAATTACTATATTTAGTAGAGTTAACAACCAAGCTTGTGCTGATCACGAAAGATCAGAAGGAGAGGGAGTAAAATGCCAGGAGTAtacattaattaaaatatatgttcatgataataaagaattttttgaCATTTTTATGaagaatttaaattttactacTACATTtgatgaaaaagaagaatatttaaaaaatcaaatttttgatgaaaaattttttgaaaaaaaaaagattattttATTAGGAAGCACTCTAAAACCAGAAACAGCTTATGGTCAGAATTACACTTTTATAAACCCAAATGAATATTATTATGTAACTTTTGGATTTGACAAACAAATGCTACATTATGGAAACAAAAATTAcgtaaataatatattaagcAAGGaaggaataataaaaagatgtgaaaatatttatatttgttcGGAGAATAGTTTATATAATTTGGCCTATCAAGGAATAATTCCATTATTGTTAAATGAGAGCAAATGTACAAACGAAAATaacaacaataataataagttTGATAAATTGAATAATTTTAgtgatatttttattttaaacaaattaaaaggAGAACATCTTGTTGGTTTAAGAACATACACTAATTTAtccaaaataaaaaatttatatattttgccAATGACTACtattaaaatgaatatatctACTGCTATTGTTCCATGCGTGTCAAGTGATAGTACAGATGATTATGCATGCTtagaagatataaaaaaaaaaaaaaattattattgtgAAAAATACAACTTAAAAGAAGAATATTTAAACAATGAAAGTTTTTCGTGTGTAGAATTACCAGATATTGGAACGAATAGTGGAAAATACTTTTatgaattagaaaaaatttcttCTTATAAGGATgcaaaattacaaaaaatcaAAGaagttttatataaaaagcaGTATTTTGAAGGAATAATGAAAGTGGAACCTTACTATGGTATGAAAACATTCAACTGTAGAAAATTAGCAAAGCaacatattattaaaaacaatGAAGGGTTTTTATATAACGAACCTGAAGTTTTAGTAATAGATAGAAATAATGTTAAATGTATTGCAGCACTATGTAATCAATGGTATATTAATTATGGAAATTtggaatttaaaaaagacgttttaatacaattaaaaaagagTAATTTTCAAACATATAATGATGTTTTATATAAGCAATTACAACATGTTATTTTTTGGCTAGATGATTGGTCATGTAGTAGATCATACGGATTAGGTACATATATGCctgattttaataattccaaaaaaaattatgcaaATGATGAATCTctcgaaaaaaaaaaaaatagtgaaGAAATAGAAGTTGAAAAGATAAATCAAAACATTAGggaaaataatgtaaatgaAATGAAACATACTTCAAATATCccaaatgaagaaaatacaaaagaaaaagaattaattgaAAGTTTGTCTGACTCAACTATATATATGGCTTACTACACTATAAGTCATTTTTTACAAGGAAGTGTAGACGGAAAAACTAGGGGTTCATTGGATATTGATGTAAGTGATATAAATGATGAATTTTTCGATTACGTTTTTGATATTAGTGATGATACAAgtaaaataagtaaaaatataagcaAAGAAAAATTACTTAAAATGAGAAGAGAATTTCAATATTGGTATCCATTTGATATAAGAATATCAGGAAAGGATTTGATTTTCAATCATTTAACTATGGCTTTATTCAATCATGTAGCTGTATGGGggaaaaaagtatataatacaaataaagaatatttagaagaaaaaagtatattagatagacaaaatgaaatattaaatgaaatagaaCAATTGAATTTAGATAATTATGAAACTATCAAATATTTTcctaaatcatttttttgcAATGGGCatgttttaattaataaagaaaaaatgtcTAAAAGTAAAGGAAATTTTATAACAATTGAAAAAAGTATATCTTTATATACAAGTGATGGTACGCGAATTGCTTTAGCTGATGCAGGTGATTCAATAGAAGATTCTAATTTTAACACAGATACGGCAAATAGCGCTATCatgaaattatataatttaataaatttttgtatagaaacaaaaaataatgtatatatatttagatgTGGGGAAAAAACATTTAATGATTTAATatttgaaaatgaaataaattacTTGACCAATAAATGTAAAGAAtcatatgaaaaattattatttaggGATGTATTAAAATATGGATTCTATGATATGCTTTTAAAAAGAGATACGTACAGAATTATGTGTGATAAAATTCATATGCATAAAGAAactgttaatttttttattgaaagaATATGTATCATTATTAACCCAATTATACCACATGTAACTGAACATATATGGACatatatcttaaaaaaagaaaagttcttgataaaacaaaaatggCCATCTAATGATAATACAAATTTTTCTATTGTTATGCACAaacaatataataatttattaaatgttgTAGAAAACTTTCGAAAATCTTATGATAAAGTTATCAATAAAAGTaataagcaaaaaaaaaataatcagAATGATtccaatgaaaaaaataatattaaaaataaaatgaatgaaataaaatgtaataatttaaatgacatagaaaagaataaaaacaCAAAAAGAAATGATGTTGAAAATGATATGATTGAAAACaatgaagaaaattataaagaagatgaagaagaaggTTTGAAATTCAAAGCAATAGTTTATGTTGCAAGAGAATATAATgatacacaaaaaaaaattattgaaattttaaataatattataaacaGTAGTGAAGACAAAAAATTACCAgcaaattatataaatttacttGTACAAAATGAATATGTCAATAATCTAccaaaaaatgaaaagaagGATATTTTAAGTTTTGCTACATTTTTGGTTAAAGACAATGTcacattaaataataatcaaTATGAATTAACTCTTCCATATGATGAaattcaattaataaaaaagaacgtagattttattaaaagaagttTACATTTAGGAGATATTCAAGTTTTAGAAAACACCAAAAAGTGTGAAATTGATAGTACAGATATTCATAAATTAGCAAACCCTGGAAATCCatctatttttatacataaaatcgaaacataa
- a CDS encoding RNA methyltransferase, putative has translation MNLILISSKCIYEVNNEFFFKTDNRQTNHLKNILKVQLNQQIKVGVINKGKGEGTIIEENKNYYIIKLLSPIHLEKSESRFLPIDVVLCIPRPKVLSKLLQQLSSVGVKKIIIVFSEYSNKSYESSKIFRNEEIKHALQLGLEQAMCTQFPKIYIHYSFSSFFMNIEKYADDNTIKLCAHTDAKENTASNELSILNKEEGKILLMLGCERGFSDLEIYLLKKLGFSFFYLTERILKCETAFLIIIGQLLLLTENTCLRPSGKKMRRCSKNRNDSIEKNIIKNKIKEEITENSYYFQNKTEIINEIKNILKNETYSSEQLTIYVNNFIKECDNMEEAENITNNNEDNILKQKTNIISDLLKNVHSFNTNDGNNFQNIYLSLLLKKIKYKNRFCLSYNDLKNNDDDDVFIYKTQRYITKKKFVK, from the coding sequence atgaatttaatattaattagttcaaaatgtatttatgaagttaataatgaattttttttcaaaacaGATAATAGGCAAAcaaatcatttaaaaaatatactaaaaGTACAGTTAAATCAACAAATTAAAGTTGGAGTAATTAATAAAGGAAAGGGAGAAGGAACCATAATAGAGGAAAATAAGAATTATTACATTATAAAGTTGTTATCACCTATTCATTTAGAAAAATCAGAATCTAGATTTCTTCCAATAGATGTCGTTTTGTGTATACCAAGACCCAAAGTTTTAAGTAAGTTACTACAACAATTGTCTTCTGTTGgagttaaaaaaataattatcgTATTTTCAGAGTATTCAAATAAATCATATGAGTCaagtaaaatttttagaaatgaagaaataaaacaTGCACTTCAATTAGGATTAGAACAAGCTATGTGTACACAATTTccaaaaatttatatacattaCTCATTTAGCTccttttttatgaatattgaaaaatatgCTGATGATAATACAATAAAATTGTGCGCACATACAGATGCTAAAGAAAATACTGCTTCAAACGAATTatctattttaaataaagaagaaggaaaaattcttttaatgcTTGGTTGTGAAAGAGGTTTCTCAGACCTTGAAAtttatttgttaaaaaaattaggatttagttttttttatttaacagAAAGAATTTTAAAATGTGAAACAgcctttttaataattatcgGTCAGCTACTTTTATTAACTGAAAATACGTGTTTACGACCTAGTGGTAAAAAAATGAGAAGATGttcaaaaaatagaaatgattctatagaaaaaaatataattaaaaataaaattaaagagGAAATTACAGAAAATAGTTACTACTTTCAAAATAAGACAGAAAtcattaatgaaataaaaaatatattaaagaatGAAACTTATTCTTCTGAACAGCTAACAATCtatgtaaataattttataaaggaATGTGATAATATGGAAGAAGCTGAAAACAttactaataataatgaagataataTACTAAAGCAGAAGACAAATATTATTAGtgatcttttaaaaaatgtacaCTCTTTTAATACAAATGACGgaaataattttcaaaatatatatttaagttTGCTactgaagaaaataaaatataaaaatcgTTTTTGTTTATCATacaatgatttaaaaaataatgatgatgatgatgtatttatatataaaacacaAAGAtacataacaaaaaaaaaatttgttaaaTGA
- a CDS encoding radical SAM protein, putative, which translates to MYSKIKILSVFWLAASGAYYIYKYKKNELKHLLQFILFNKKKENKKNMNDSLKEGNLSENSSSVNNESKSSFSKADILNNNVPNKTIESKSNFIEINNLYEDMELQDTEENDLSSKKMKYSSEDENIITDVEDINNINDRTNYKVVQIKKKNNKKNNIRESPKVEEEEKKDNYNFKENNIIIPENYKIYFKSFGCAHNSSDSEFMMGLLSNYGFKFVKNVEDCDICIINSCTVKNPSEESMKTIINYVKKLNNSNNDSNSKKKKTQNLEYLSTSSSGFSEFEDYSCEKKRTNNYSSISYNNACENNKKECACNTEDYDEINDKKDVAFKNTNNKKSNELIGIKKKKKVIKNNKKYIKIIVCGCVPQAEKDMQIFENISLVGVNNIDKIIDVVENVINGYNVKYLRMNKKMTSLNLPKIRKNKYIEIININNGCLGNCTYCKTKFARGDLMSYNINDIINRIKYVCDEENIKEVWLTSEDTGSYGIDLNTDIVKLLKQILDNIEDGDVMIRLGMTNPPYILQHIKDICNLLKHKNMYEFIHIPVQSGSNNVLKNMNREYKIEDFIYLVDNLRKYVPNITISTDIICGFPYETEKDHNETINLIKKYKFPILNISQFYPRSGTVAFNMKKIDTKIVKKRSREVTNAFLSYNSNYNYLKGTIQKVLFTELSSKSEHIIGHTKQYVKVLLQNKRNENIHLLGHFTFCKITSIHKWHVVAELQP; encoded by the coding sequence atgtatAGTAAAATCAAAATTCTTAGTGTTTTTTGGTTAGCTGCCAGTGGAGCATACTATatttacaaatataaaaaaaatgaactaAAACATCTATTAcaatttatactttttaataaaaagaaagaaaacaagaaaaatatgaatgatAGTTTAAAAGAAGGTAATTTGAGTGAAAATTCATCTAGTGTAAATAATGAAAGTAAATCAAGTTTTAGTAAGGCAGATATCTTGAATAATAATGTACCAAATAAAACTATAGAAAGTAAATCaaattttattgaaataaataatttatatgaagATATGGAGCTTCAGGATACAGAGGAAAATGATTTAAGTtcaaagaaaatgaaatattcatcagaagatgaaaatataataacgGATGTagaagatataaataatattaatgatagGACAAATTATAAAGTtgttcaaataaaaaaaaaaaataataaaaaaaataatataaggGAAAGTCCAAAAGTagaggaagaagaaaaaaaagataattataattttaaagaaaataatataataataccAGAAaactataaaatatattttaagtcATTTGGCTGTGCACATAATAGTTCGGATTCAGAATTTATGATGGGTTTATTAAGTAATTACGGTTTTAAATTTGTTAAAAATGTTGAAGATTGTgatatttgtattattaataGTTGTACAGTAAAAAATCCAAGTGAGGAAAGTATGAAAACAATAAttaattatgtaaaaaagttaaataattctaataatgatagcaatagtaaaaaaaaaaaaacccaAAATTTAGAATATTTATCTACTTCATCTTCTGGATTTTCTGAATTTGAAGACTATAGctgtgaaaaaaaaagaacaaataattatagtagtatttcttataataatgcatgtgaaaataataaaaaagaatgtgCTTGTAATACAGAAGATTatgatgaaataaatgataaaaaagatgTAGCTTtcaaaaatacaaataataaaaaaagtaatgaattaataggcattaaaaaaaaaaaaaaagtaataaaaaataataaaaaatatatcaaaattaTTGTTTGTGGTTGTGTTCCTCAAGCAGAAAAAGATATGcaaatttttgaaaatatttctttagtTGGAGTTaataatattgataaaaTAATTGATGTTGTCGAAAATGTAATAAATGGATataatgtaaaatatttaagaatgaataaaaaaatgactTCTCTAAACCTTCCAAAGATAagaaagaataaatatattgaaattataaatattaataatggaTGCTTAGGAAATTGCACATACTGTAAAACAAAATTTGCAAGAGGTGATTTGATGagttataatataaatgacattattaatagaataaaatatgtttGTGATGAAGAGAATATAAAAGAAGTTTGGTTAACATCAGAAGATACGGGTTCCTACGGTATTGATTTAAATACTGACATAGtgaaattattaaaacaaatattaGATAACATTGAAGATGGAGATGTTATGATAAGGCTAGGTATGACTAATCCTCCATATATTTTACAGCATATTAAAGATATatgtaatttattaaaacataaaaatatgtatgaaTTTATTCATATACCTGTTCAAAGTGGTAGTAACAAcgtattaaaaaatatgaacagagaatataaaattgaagattttatatatttagtagataatttaagaaaatatgTACCGAATATAACTATATCCACCGATATTATATGTGGATTTCCATATGAAACTGAAAAAGACCATAATGAAacaattaatttaattaaaaagtataaatttcCTATTTTAAACATTTCCCAATTTTATCCTAGAAGTGGCACTGTAGCatttaatatgaaaaaaattgatacGAAAATTGTTAAAAAGAGATCTAGAGAAGTAACCAATGCTTTCCTATCCTATAATAGTAATTATAATTACTTAAAAGGAACTATACAAAAAGTTTTATTTACTGAATTATCTTCTAAAAGTGAACATATAATAGGTCATACAAAACAATATGTTAAAGTACTTTTGCAAAATAAACGCAAtgaaaatatacatttattaGGTCATTTTACTTTTTGCAAAATAACATCAATACATAAATGGCATGTTGTAGCTGAGTTACAAccctaa